TCCCCGCCATCTACGGCCTGACCGAGGACCCGTACATCGTGTTCACGGCCAACGCGTTCGCCCTCATGGGCCTTCGGCAGTTGTACTTCCTCATCGGCGGCCTGCTGAAGAAGCTGGTCCACCTCAGCTACGGCCTGTCGATCATCCTCGGCTTCATCGGCGTCAAGCTGCTGCTGCACGCGCTGCACGAGTCCGGGGTGCACGTGCCGCAGATCAGCATCCCGTTCTCGCTCGGCTTCATCGTGCTCGTCCTCGCCGTCACGACCGTCACCAGCCTGCGGGCCTCCAAGCGGCAGGAGGAGACCGCGGCGCGGGACAGCTCCCCGGTGTGACGGCTCGACGGTGCTACGGCTCCGCAGTGCTGCGGGGCTCTACGGTGTGGGCGCCGCGTCCGCGCGCATCAGTACGCAGTCGAACTCGATCACCCGCCCCGTGGCAGCCTCGCGCGTCACGGGGTACATGCCGGTGATTCCGAACCCGGCCGCCTCGTACGTCGCGACGGCCTCGCCCATGCCGGGGCTGCCCTCGTAGAGCCGCAGCACGGCGACCTCGGACTGCATGCCCGTGAACTCCGCGATCCGCTCCCCGGCCCCGGCGAACACCTCCAGGTCATAGCCCTGGGTGTCCATCTTGAGGTAGGGGCGCGGATCGGTGAGGCCGTCCAGCGCCTCGTCCATGACGTCCGCCAGCCGGCGGACCCGGATCTCCTCGGTGTCGGCCTTCGCGAACCGGCTGTAGCGGCCCTTGCCGTAGTCGCTCGCCGGGAGCAGGGAGTTCATCGTCTGCCAGCCGATGTGGATCTCCGCGGTCGTCTCCTCGCGGCCCAGCCCGCACTGCACGACGTGCCAGTCGGGATCGTCCGCGGCGGCCCGCGCCAGCCGGGCGAACGTCTCGGACGTCGGCTCGAAGGAGACGATCCGGCCGCTGTAGCCGAGCCCGCGCAGCCGCTTGGCGTACTGGCCGGTGTTGGCGCCGACGTCGAAGACGCAGTTCACGCCGTAGAGCTCCAGCATCGCGGCCACGTGCTGGGTGCAGAGGTATTCGGCCGCCGCCAGTTGCAGTCTGCGCTCGTCCTGCCGGTCCGGGGAGTCCATGAGGAGCACGGAGCCGGTGTCGCCCAGCCGCACGGCGCGCCCCTGGACGACCTCGTCCCGCGCGCTGTCCCTGGTCCGCCTCAGCACCCAGGTGTCCTTGTCCGCGCGGGTCGCCCGGTAGGGCCCGTCGCGTCGGGAGACCACCGCCGTCCCCGGTCCGAGATCGGTCACCCGGACGCCGATACGGGGCATCAGGTCGAGCAGTCGTCGATAAAGGGTGCGCATCTCCCCACCCCTACCAGATGCGACCCGAAACGGTCTGCACGTCGCACGACATTCGCCCCCGGTCTCCACCTGGCCTCTCACCTTCGAGAGCACCGCGAGGGGGCCGGGAGCAACCGCTCCGGACCCCCTCGCGTGGACTACGGCACTCGGGCGGCCTCAGGCGGCCGCGACCTCGCCCGCGTGGCCGTGCAGGCGCGCCACGACCTCGGTGAGCTGGGCGGCGACCTCGGCGTCGTCGACCGGGTGGGTCTCGGCGAAGCGGGTCAGGGAGCCCGGGATGGAGAGCTTGAGGTCCTCGATGACCTTGCCGCCGGCGATGCCCACGGCCTTGCGGGCCTCGTCCTGCGCCCATACGCCGCCGAACTGGCCGAACGCGGTGCCGACCACGGCGACGGGCTTGCCGCCGAAGGCGCCGGCGCCGTAGGGGCGGGACAGCCAGTCGATGGCGTTCTTCAGGACGGCCGGGATGGTGCCGTTGTACTCGGGGGAGAACAGCAGGAAGGCGTCGGCGGTCTGGGCGGCCGCACGCAGCTTCGCGGCGGCTGCGGGGACGCTGCCCTCGACGTCGACGTCCTCGTTGTAGAAGGGGATCTCGGCCAGGCCCTCGAAGAGGTCGACCTCGGCGCCCTCGGGAGCGACCTTGACGGCCGCCTCGGCGAGCTGGCGGTTGGTCGAACCGGCGCGG
The Streptomyces sp. NBC_01485 genome window above contains:
- a CDS encoding NAD(P)H-dependent oxidoreductase, with amino-acid sequence MSVRILALVGSLRAGSTNRQLAEAAVKVAPEGAEVDLFEGLAEIPFYNEDVDVEGSVPAAAAKLRAAAQTADAFLLFSPEYNGTIPAVLKNAIDWLSRPYGAGAFGGKPVAVVGTAFGQFGGVWAQDEARKAVGIAGGKVIEDLKLSIPGSLTRFAETHPVDDAEVAAQLTEVVARLHGHAGEVAAA
- a CDS encoding FkbM family methyltransferase, with protein sequence MRTLYRRLLDLMPRIGVRVTDLGPGTAVVSRRDGPYRATRADKDTWVLRRTRDSARDEVVQGRAVRLGDTGSVLLMDSPDRQDERRLQLAAAEYLCTQHVAAMLELYGVNCVFDVGANTGQYAKRLRGLGYSGRIVSFEPTSETFARLARAAADDPDWHVVQCGLGREETTAEIHIGWQTMNSLLPASDYGKGRYSRFAKADTEEIRVRRLADVMDEALDGLTDPRPYLKMDTQGYDLEVFAGAGERIAEFTGMQSEVAVLRLYEGSPGMGEAVATYEAAGFGITGMYPVTREAATGRVIEFDCVLMRADAAPTP